A single genomic interval of Saccharothrix saharensis harbors:
- a CDS encoding discoidin domain-containing protein, giving the protein MTGSRATALTATVVLTVGLTGAVQAAGHDTTSARVWVTTVDRGELLAERPAVPFRTGTSPHQTIVVDPDVTHQEVDGFGASITDSSAAVLHRLTPARREETMRALFDPVRGIGVSFLRQPIGSSDFTAEAEHYTYDDVPPGHTDFGLRHFSIAHDQAEILPLLRRAKQLNPALKVMGTPWSPPAWMKTTDSLVGGRLKDDPAIYDAYARYLVKFVQAYAASGVPVDYLSLQNEPQNRVPDAYPGTDMPVAQQIKVIEALGPLLRRASPRTKILAYDHNWSTHPNDVATTPPGEDPETDYPHRILESPAARWVAGTAYHCYSGDPAAQTALHEAHPDKGIWFTECSGSHGPDDPPAQVFRDTLTWHARNVVIGTTRNRAKSVVNWNIALDSDNGPHNGGCGTCTGLVTAHPDGTVSTDAEYYTIGHLAKFVKPGARRVESTSFGTTGWNGQIMDVAFRNPDGSTALVVHNQNDDPRTFAVSVGERIFEHTLPGGALATFTWPRSRALDSGLDRVPLDRATATTTPTGEDAAAAVDGDASTRWSSGQAQEPGQHLQVDLGRVTAFRRVAIDSGGNLGDYARGWRLSVSDDGAAWRTVASGAGVGQSTTVDVPRTRARYLRVATTASAGNWWSVADVRLYR; this is encoded by the coding sequence ATGACCGGATCCCGGGCGACCGCCCTGACCGCGACCGTGGTGCTCACGGTCGGCCTCACCGGAGCCGTCCAGGCGGCGGGCCACGACACGACCTCCGCGCGGGTGTGGGTCACGACGGTGGACCGGGGCGAGCTGCTGGCCGAACGCCCGGCCGTGCCGTTCCGGACCGGCACGTCGCCGCACCAGACCATCGTGGTCGACCCCGACGTGACCCACCAGGAGGTCGACGGCTTCGGCGCGTCGATCACGGACTCGTCGGCCGCCGTGCTGCACCGGCTCACCCCGGCCCGGCGCGAGGAGACGATGCGCGCGCTGTTCGACCCGGTCCGCGGGATCGGCGTGAGCTTCCTGCGCCAGCCGATCGGCTCGTCCGACTTCACGGCCGAGGCCGAGCACTACACCTACGACGACGTGCCGCCCGGGCACACCGACTTCGGCCTGCGCCACTTCAGCATCGCCCACGACCAGGCGGAGATCTTGCCGCTGCTGCGCCGGGCGAAGCAGCTCAACCCGGCGTTGAAGGTGATGGGCACGCCGTGGAGCCCGCCGGCGTGGATGAAGACCACCGATTCGCTGGTGGGCGGCCGGTTGAAGGACGACCCGGCGATCTACGACGCCTACGCGCGCTACCTGGTCAAGTTCGTCCAGGCGTACGCCGCGTCCGGGGTGCCGGTCGACTACCTGTCGCTGCAGAACGAGCCGCAGAACCGCGTGCCGGACGCCTACCCGGGCACGGACATGCCGGTGGCGCAGCAGATCAAGGTAATCGAGGCGTTGGGCCCGTTGCTGCGCAGGGCGAGCCCGCGCACGAAGATCCTGGCCTACGACCACAACTGGAGCACCCACCCGAACGACGTCGCCACCACGCCGCCCGGCGAGGACCCGGAGACCGACTACCCGCACCGGATCCTGGAGAGCCCGGCCGCGCGGTGGGTCGCGGGCACCGCGTACCACTGCTACTCCGGCGACCCGGCGGCGCAGACCGCGTTGCACGAGGCGCACCCCGACAAGGGCATCTGGTTCACCGAGTGCTCCGGCTCGCACGGACCGGACGACCCGCCCGCGCAGGTCTTCCGCGACACGCTCACGTGGCACGCCCGCAACGTCGTCATCGGCACCACCCGCAACCGGGCGAAGTCGGTGGTCAACTGGAACATCGCGCTGGACAGCGACAACGGCCCGCACAACGGCGGCTGCGGCACGTGCACCGGCCTGGTCACCGCCCATCCGGACGGCACGGTGTCCACCGACGCCGAGTACTACACGATCGGCCACCTGGCGAAGTTCGTGAAGCCCGGCGCGCGTCGCGTGGAGAGCACGTCGTTCGGCACGACCGGGTGGAACGGCCAGATCATGGACGTGGCGTTCCGCAACCCGGACGGCTCCACCGCGCTGGTGGTGCACAACCAGAACGACGACCCGCGCACGTTCGCGGTGAGCGTCGGCGAGCGGATCTTCGAGCACACCCTGCCCGGCGGCGCGCTGGCCACGTTCACCTGGCCGCGGAGCAGGGCGTTGGACAGCGGGCTCGACCGGGTTCCGCTGGACCGCGCCACCGCCACCACCACGCCGACCGGTGAGGACGCCGCCGCCGCCGTGGACGGTGACGCCTCGACCCGGTGGAGCAGCGGCCAGGCGCAGGAACCGGGTCAGCACCTCCAGGTCGACCTGGGCCGCGTCACGGCGTTCCGGCGGGTCGCGATCGACAGCGGCGGCAACCTCGGCGACTACGCCCGCGGCTGGCGGTTGTCGGTGAGCGACGACGGCGCGGCCTGGCGGACCGTGGCGTCCGGCGCGGGCGTCGGCCAGTCGACCACCGTCGACGTGCCGCGCACGCGGGCCCGCTACCTGCGGGTCGCCACGACCGCGTCGGCGGGCAACTGGTGGAGCGTGGCCGACGTGCGCCTGTACCGCTGA
- a CDS encoding protein adenylyltransferase SelO produces MSIAPATVTLSDHFARTLPELALPWEAEPAPAPRLLLLNERVAAELGLDVDWLRSPEGVRLLVGEHVPEGVTPVAQAYAGHQFGHYSPRLGDGRALLLGEVVHADGRPRDLHLKGSGRTPFARGGDGLAVVGPMLREYVVSEAMHALGIPTTRSLAVVATGRPVRRETVLPGAVLARVADSHLRVGSFQYARATGDVELLRRLAGHAIARHHPDAGDALGLFRAVVAAQASLVARWMLVGFVHGVMNTDNMTISGETIDYGPCAFLEAFDPATVFSSIDDSGRYAYGNQPRVAEWNLARLAEALLPLFADDEEQAVAAAVEALGAFRARYDEAWSAGMRAKLGLPADADASALVADLQALLRDNRVDHTSFYRRLGAAAGGDPEPARELFLDLAGIDAWLARWRALGPDGDAMRRVNPAYIPRNHLVEEALAAATDGDLEPVERLLDAVTAPYTERPGLDRYAEPAPEHFAAGYRTFCGT; encoded by the coding sequence GTGAGCATCGCACCGGCAACCGTCACCCTCAGCGACCACTTCGCCCGGACGCTCCCGGAGCTGGCCCTCCCCTGGGAGGCCGAGCCCGCCCCCGCGCCGCGCCTGCTCCTGCTGAACGAGCGGGTGGCCGCGGAGCTGGGCCTGGACGTCGACTGGCTGCGGAGCCCGGAGGGCGTGCGGCTGCTCGTCGGCGAGCACGTCCCCGAAGGCGTGACGCCGGTCGCCCAGGCCTACGCCGGGCACCAGTTCGGGCACTACTCGCCGCGGCTCGGCGACGGGCGGGCACTGCTGCTCGGCGAGGTCGTCCACGCCGACGGCCGGCCGCGCGACCTGCACCTCAAGGGCTCCGGCCGGACGCCGTTCGCCCGCGGTGGCGACGGCTTGGCGGTGGTGGGCCCGATGCTGCGCGAGTACGTCGTGAGCGAGGCGATGCACGCGCTGGGCATCCCGACGACCCGGTCGCTGGCCGTGGTGGCGACCGGGCGGCCCGTGCGGCGGGAGACCGTGCTGCCGGGGGCGGTGCTGGCCCGGGTGGCGGACAGCCACCTGCGCGTCGGCAGCTTCCAGTACGCCCGGGCCACCGGGGACGTCGAGCTGCTGCGCCGCCTGGCCGGGCACGCCATCGCCCGGCACCACCCCGACGCGGGCGACGCCCTCGGGTTGTTCCGGGCGGTGGTGGCGGCGCAGGCGTCGCTGGTGGCGCGGTGGATGCTGGTGGGCTTCGTCCACGGGGTGATGAACACCGACAACATGACGATCTCCGGGGAGACGATCGACTACGGGCCGTGCGCGTTCCTGGAGGCGTTCGACCCGGCGACGGTCTTCAGCTCGATCGACGACTCCGGCCGTTACGCCTACGGCAACCAGCCGCGGGTGGCCGAGTGGAACCTGGCGCGGCTCGCCGAGGCCCTGCTGCCGCTGTTCGCCGACGACGAGGAGCAGGCGGTCGCGGCGGCCGTCGAGGCGCTGGGCGCGTTCCGCGCGCGGTACGACGAGGCCTGGTCGGCCGGCATGCGGGCCAAGCTCGGCCTGCCCGCCGACGCGGACGCCTCGGCGCTGGTGGCCGACCTGCAGGCCCTGCTGCGGGACAACCGCGTCGACCACACGTCGTTCTACCGCCGCCTGGGCGCGGCGGCCGGCGGCGACCCGGAGCCCGCGCGCGAGCTGTTCCTCGACCTGGCCGGGATCGACGCCTGGCTGGCCCGCTGGCGCGCCCTCGGTCCGGACGGCGACGCGATGCGCCGCGTCAACCCGGCGTACATCCCCCGCAACCACCTGGTGGAAGAGGCGCTCGCCGCCGCCACCGACGGTGACCTGGAGCCCGTCGAACGGCTCCTCGACGCGGTCACGGCGCCCTACACCGAGCGCCCCGGGCTGGACCGCTACGCCGAACCCGCGCCGGAGCACTTCGCCGCCGGCTACCGGACGTTCTGCGGTACCTGA
- a CDS encoding UDP-N-acetylglucosamine 2-epimerase, with translation MTAVLEHTDRRAVPATPPPAPTTASPRPGGVAVVLGARPEVFKLAPVLAALGDTARLVRCGRHLPPRLSAEDPLAFLHSPADARGCGIAVALEGFQREFAADRPDAVLVPGETDVALAAALAADARGIPLVRVDAGVRGHDLPDAHNRVLLDRLADVLCAATPVNLANLEADGLGVRDVRLTGNTTVESVRHRLMGERDRLAVLRRWGLEPDRYVLATLSHPDNLDDEEALFSITNQLAGVVDAGHPVVLPVDPRTRAAVSRAGVLSSGMDLRVVDRLWHSEFLALAKHAGLLVTDSGAVQEEATALKRPVLVVRRSTERPEVLRDFGRLVGPHDDLTGLALDWLVDGDARRAALVGVPSPFGDARSGERIAAAVRDVVAQVPQNVR, from the coding sequence ATGACCGCAGTCCTGGAGCACACCGACCGACGCGCCGTCCCGGCGACGCCGCCGCCCGCGCCGACCACCGCGTCCCCGCGGCCCGGTGGCGTCGCGGTGGTGCTCGGTGCACGGCCGGAGGTCTTCAAGCTGGCACCGGTCCTCGCCGCGCTCGGCGACACCGCCCGGCTGGTGCGGTGCGGGCGCCACCTGCCGCCGCGGCTGTCCGCCGAGGACCCGCTCGCGTTCCTCCACTCGCCGGCCGACGCCCGCGGCTGCGGCATCGCGGTCGCGCTGGAGGGCTTCCAGCGCGAGTTCGCCGCCGACCGGCCGGACGCCGTGCTCGTGCCGGGGGAGACCGATGTCGCGCTCGCCGCCGCGCTGGCCGCCGACGCGCGGGGCATCCCGCTGGTCCGCGTGGACGCCGGCGTGCGCGGCCACGACCTGCCCGATGCGCACAACCGCGTGCTCCTCGACCGGCTGGCCGACGTGCTGTGCGCGGCGACCCCGGTGAACCTGGCCAACCTGGAGGCCGACGGGCTCGGCGTCCGGGACGTGCGGCTCACCGGGAACACCACCGTCGAGTCCGTGCGCCACCGGCTCATGGGCGAGCGCGACCGGCTGGCCGTGCTGCGCCGGTGGGGGCTCGAACCGGACCGGTACGTGCTGGCCACGCTCAGCCACCCGGACAACCTCGACGACGAGGAGGCGCTCTTCTCGATCACCAACCAGCTCGCGGGCGTGGTCGACGCGGGTCACCCGGTCGTGCTGCCCGTCGACCCGCGCACCAGGGCGGCCGTGAGCCGGGCCGGCGTGCTGTCGTCCGGGATGGACCTGCGCGTGGTCGACCGGCTGTGGCACTCGGAGTTCCTCGCGCTGGCGAAGCACGCCGGGCTGCTGGTCACCGACTCCGGCGCGGTGCAGGAGGAGGCGACCGCGCTGAAGCGGCCGGTGCTGGTCGTGCGGCGGTCGACCGAGCGGCCGGAGGTGCTGCGGGACTTCGGCCGGCTCGTCGGGCCGCACGACGACCTCACCGGGCTCGCACTGGACTGGCTGGTCGACGGCGACGCCCGCCGGGCCGCGCTGGTCGGGGTCCCGTCACCGTTCGGCGACGCGCGCAGCGGCGAGCGCATCGCGGCCGCCGTCCGGGACGTGGTCGCTCAGGTACCGCAGAACGTCCGGTAG
- a CDS encoding sensor histidine kinase has translation MRRWQHLFRSRRARDAMAALVIAGPAAVGLLTGLHRLAPTPSPGAFAVISVLCAVVVGLWRRERDWVATAVACATFVLTDLPYPIYVMTFSVTRRRRWAPAVVNMALVLLWPAHETFFQPAARTGRLFEFETSLPANGINGLVYWALAAVAPFVMGLAKNSLEEASADRERHAAQSAERQQRLRESTLRERSLTERARLASMMHDGVGHHVSVMVTTAGAISVDRAATESIRRRCEQIADVGRQAIGQLGEVLDVLAAPAEADGVVARFGLGDVDDLVADYRSLGVEVGYAADPAVGSCGPTTEDLCYRIVRESLTNVLRHAHEPRADIRLARAGDRVRLTVTSPLAPGDRASLPGTGRGLRLLTEEAALAGGSLTATPSGDVFALVADLPSGSCGRDAGRPVGRSAP, from the coding sequence ATGCGACGGTGGCAGCACCTGTTCCGCTCGCGGCGGGCGCGGGACGCGATGGCGGCCCTGGTCATCGCCGGTCCCGCCGCGGTGGGCCTGCTGACCGGCCTGCACCGCCTCGCGCCCACCCCGTCGCCGGGTGCGTTCGCCGTGATCTCGGTGTTGTGCGCGGTGGTGGTCGGGCTGTGGCGGCGCGAGCGCGACTGGGTCGCCACCGCGGTCGCGTGCGCCACGTTCGTGCTGACCGACCTGCCGTACCCGATCTACGTGATGACGTTCTCGGTGACCCGGCGGCGGCGGTGGGCGCCCGCGGTGGTGAACATGGCGCTGGTGCTGCTGTGGCCCGCGCACGAGACGTTCTTCCAGCCGGCCGCGCGCACCGGCCGGTTGTTCGAGTTCGAGACGAGCCTGCCCGCGAACGGGATCAACGGGCTGGTCTACTGGGCGCTCGCCGCGGTCGCGCCGTTCGTCATGGGCCTGGCGAAGAACAGCCTCGAAGAGGCTTCCGCCGACCGCGAGCGGCACGCGGCGCAGTCCGCCGAACGCCAGCAGCGGCTGCGGGAGAGCACGTTGCGGGAGCGGAGCCTGACCGAGCGGGCCCGGCTGGCGTCGATGATGCACGACGGCGTCGGCCACCACGTCAGCGTGATGGTGACCACGGCGGGCGCGATCAGCGTCGACCGGGCGGCCACCGAGTCGATCCGGCGGCGCTGCGAGCAGATCGCGGATGTCGGCCGGCAGGCCATCGGGCAGCTCGGCGAGGTGCTCGACGTGCTGGCCGCGCCGGCCGAGGCCGACGGCGTGGTGGCGCGGTTCGGCCTCGGCGACGTCGACGACCTGGTGGCCGACTACCGGTCGCTCGGCGTCGAGGTGGGCTACGCGGCGGACCCGGCGGTCGGCTCGTGCGGCCCGACCACCGAGGACCTGTGCTACCGGATCGTGCGGGAGTCGCTGACCAACGTGCTGCGGCACGCGCACGAGCCGAGGGCCGACATCCGCCTCGCGCGTGCCGGCGACCGCGTGCGGCTGACCGTGACCAGCCCGCTCGCGCCCGGCGACCGGGCGTCCCTGCCGGGCACGGGCCGCGGGCTGCGGCTGCTCACCGAGGAGGCGGCGCTGGCGGGCGGCAGCCTCACCGCCACCCCGTCGGGTGACGTGTTCGCGCTGGTCGCCGACCTGCCGTCGGGGTCGTGCGGTCGCGACGCCGGACGGCCCGTGGGACGATCGGCGCCATGA
- a CDS encoding response regulator transcription factor, with protein MIRVLVVDDQPLIRAGTRAMLESAEDIEVVGEAADGAEAVSACRAHRPDVVLMDLRMPRVDGVTATAQLKKDPTPPLVLALTTFDDEQLMLDALTAGADGFLLKQLTPRDLISAVRAVNGGASVLNTELSRRMLRRISDRVATPAAFPDAAGRVDLLSEREREVLGQVGLGLNNAEIAERLFMSVSTVKTYVSRTLAKLELDNRVQAALLASRLHLTPDDHPPGG; from the coding sequence ATGATCAGGGTCCTCGTCGTGGACGACCAGCCCCTGATCCGCGCCGGGACGAGGGCGATGCTGGAGTCCGCGGAGGACATCGAGGTGGTCGGCGAGGCCGCCGACGGCGCCGAGGCGGTGTCGGCCTGCCGGGCGCACCGGCCGGACGTCGTGCTGATGGACCTGCGGATGCCCCGCGTGGACGGCGTGACGGCCACCGCCCAGCTGAAGAAGGACCCGACCCCGCCGCTCGTGCTGGCGCTGACCACGTTCGACGACGAGCAGCTGATGCTCGACGCGCTGACCGCGGGCGCGGACGGGTTCCTGCTCAAGCAGCTCACGCCCCGCGACCTGATCAGCGCGGTCCGGGCGGTCAACGGCGGCGCGTCGGTGCTGAACACGGAGCTGAGCAGGCGGATGCTGCGGCGCATCTCGGACCGGGTCGCCACGCCGGCCGCGTTCCCCGACGCCGCGGGCCGGGTCGACCTGCTCAGCGAGCGGGAACGCGAGGTGCTCGGCCAGGTGGGGCTCGGGCTGAACAACGCGGAGATCGCCGAACGCCTGTTCATGAGCGTCTCCACGGTCAAGACCTACGTCTCCCGCACCCTGGCGAAACTCGAACTGGACAACCGCGTCCAAGCCGCCCTGCTCGCCAGCCGCCTGCACCTCACCCCCGACGACCACCCGCCCGGTGGGTGA
- a CDS encoding cyclase family protein, protein MRRRSMLAGVATAVGGVIAGGGAAGASGRSGPLGLADYRLVNLAHVNDPDRTNVYPGDPEFALTTVTTVPEHGFYLQYVRQGEHTGTHWGAPAHFNDDQPYADELDAEDLFLPAVKIDVRERAARDADYEVSVADLKRWEKRHGRIPDEAAVVLWTGWEERWGTPAFFNFDADGAMHQPGFSLAAVQWLVDTGRLGRRGALGTDTFSPESALDAEYRVSKLLYREHRISLEILANLAALPEQGAHVLVGGTVNRRGSGSPASVYAFVPKR, encoded by the coding sequence GTGCGCAGACGGTCGATGCTCGCGGGTGTGGCGACGGCGGTGGGCGGCGTGATCGCGGGCGGCGGTGCGGCGGGCGCTTCGGGCCGGTCGGGACCGCTGGGGCTCGCGGACTACCGGCTGGTGAACCTGGCGCACGTCAACGACCCGGACCGGACCAACGTCTACCCGGGCGACCCGGAGTTCGCCCTGACCACCGTGACGACCGTGCCGGAGCACGGGTTCTACCTGCAGTACGTCCGGCAGGGGGAGCACACCGGCACGCACTGGGGCGCGCCCGCGCACTTCAACGACGACCAGCCGTACGCCGACGAGCTCGACGCCGAGGACCTGTTCCTGCCCGCCGTCAAGATCGACGTGCGGGAACGGGCCGCGCGTGACGCGGACTACGAGGTGAGCGTCGCCGACCTCAAGCGGTGGGAGAAGCGGCACGGGCGCATCCCGGACGAGGCCGCGGTCGTGCTGTGGACCGGGTGGGAGGAGCGCTGGGGCACCCCGGCGTTCTTCAACTTCGACGCCGACGGCGCGATGCACCAGCCGGGCTTCTCGCTGGCCGCCGTCCAGTGGCTGGTCGACACCGGCCGCCTCGGCCGCCGCGGCGCCCTGGGCACGGACACCTTCAGTCCCGAGTCCGCGCTCGACGCCGAGTACCGGGTCTCCAAGCTGCTCTACCGCGAGCACCGGATCAGCCTGGAGATCCTGGCGAACCTGGCCGCGCTGCCCGAGCAGGGCGCGCACGTCCTCGTGGGCGGCACGGTCAACCGCCGCGGCTCCGGCTCACCCGCGAGCGTCTACGCGTTCGTGCCCAAGCGCTGA
- a CDS encoding zinc-binding dehydrogenase, with translation MRTRGAVLTEVGGPLRVVDLELDPPGPGELLVKVGATGLCHSDLSVIDGSRVRPLPMVLGHEAAGEVVETGPGAADFAVGDRVVLSFVPACGSCRRCVSGRQALCEPGAAANREGTLLGGERRLRLPDGTRPHHHLGVSGFAEYAVVSEKSATLVPADLPFEIAALFGCAVLTGAGAAFHSAAVTPGDRVAVFGLGGVGLAALLAARAAGASRIVAVDVVAHKRELARQLGATDEVAGGPDAVAEIRALTGGGVDKVIDTTGVAAVLEQAYLATAPGGVTVTVGLPHPDRTITLPALSLVAEERTLKGSYLGSCVPRRDVPRFVDLYRAGRLPVQELLSGRLALDDINTGFARLGAGEAVRQVVVW, from the coding sequence GTGAGGACCAGGGGAGCGGTGCTGACCGAGGTCGGCGGGCCGTTGCGGGTGGTCGACCTGGAGCTCGACCCGCCGGGGCCGGGCGAGCTGCTGGTCAAGGTGGGCGCCACCGGGCTGTGCCACTCGGACCTGTCGGTGATCGACGGCTCGCGCGTGCGGCCGCTGCCCATGGTGCTCGGCCACGAGGCCGCGGGCGAGGTGGTCGAGACCGGGCCGGGCGCGGCGGACTTCGCCGTCGGCGACCGGGTGGTGCTGTCGTTCGTGCCCGCCTGCGGGTCGTGCCGCCGGTGCGTGTCCGGCAGGCAGGCGCTGTGCGAACCGGGTGCCGCGGCCAACCGCGAGGGCACGCTGCTCGGCGGCGAACGGCGGCTGCGCCTGCCCGACGGCACGCGCCCGCACCACCACCTGGGCGTGTCCGGGTTCGCCGAGTACGCGGTGGTGTCGGAGAAGTCGGCCACGCTCGTGCCCGCCGACCTGCCGTTCGAGATCGCGGCCCTGTTCGGGTGCGCGGTGCTCACCGGTGCGGGCGCGGCGTTCCACAGCGCGGCCGTGACGCCCGGCGACCGGGTCGCGGTGTTCGGGCTCGGCGGCGTCGGGCTGGCCGCGCTGCTCGCCGCACGGGCCGCCGGCGCGTCGCGGATCGTCGCGGTGGACGTGGTGGCGCACAAGCGGGAGCTGGCGCGCCAGCTCGGCGCGACCGACGAGGTGGCCGGCGGTCCCGACGCGGTGGCGGAGATCCGCGCGCTGACCGGCGGCGGCGTGGACAAGGTCATCGACACCACCGGCGTCGCGGCCGTGCTGGAGCAGGCCTACCTGGCCACCGCCCCGGGCGGCGTCACGGTCACCGTCGGCCTGCCGCACCCCGACCGCACGATCACGCTGCCCGCGCTGAGCCTGGTCGCCGAGGAGCGGACGTTGAAGGGCAGCTACCTCGGGTCGTGCGTGCCGCGGCGGGACGTGCCGCGGTTCGTCGACCTGTACCGGGCCGGCCGGCTGCCGGTGCAGGAGCTGCTGTCGGGGCGTCTCGCCCTGGACGACATCAACACCGGGTTCGCCCGTTTGGGCGCGGGAGAAGCCGTCCGGCAGGTCGTCGTGTGGTGA
- a CDS encoding acyl-CoA thioesterase, which yields MREHYRHWQRIPTRWHDNDVYGHVNNVVHYAFMDTVINTWLITEGGLDIHHGQAIGLCVESHCNYRASIAFPEAVDAGLRIGHLGNSSVRYEVGFYPEDRDDVVAEGHFVHVFTDRGTRKPVAIPAGLRAAMEGLVVA from the coding sequence GTGCGCGAGCACTACCGGCACTGGCAGCGGATACCGACCAGGTGGCACGACAACGACGTGTACGGGCACGTGAACAACGTCGTGCACTACGCCTTCATGGACACGGTGATCAACACTTGGTTGATCACCGAGGGCGGGTTGGACATCCACCACGGGCAGGCGATCGGGCTGTGCGTGGAGTCCCACTGCAACTACCGCGCGTCCATCGCGTTCCCCGAGGCGGTCGACGCGGGCCTGCGGATCGGTCACCTCGGCAACTCCAGCGTCCGCTACGAGGTCGGCTTCTACCCCGAGGATCGCGACGACGTGGTCGCCGAAGGGCACTTCGTGCACGTGTTCACCGACCGCGGGACCCGCAAGCCGGTGGCCATCCCGGCCGGGCTGCGCGCCGCGATGGAAGGGCTGGTGGTCGCGTGA